CAGAGATATGCTGCCCGCTGTATGCGATGATCTGTTCAAGGATGGATTCAGCGTCCCTCATGGAACCGTCCGCCTCGATCGCCATATGATGGAAGGCCCCCTCGTCGAAGGTTATCCCGTCTTTTCTGCAGACCGCCTTGAGCTGCTCCGTTATCTCCCGTTCGGTGATGCGCTTGAAATCGAAGCGCTGGCAGCGGGACATGATGGTGTAGGGGATCTTCTGGGATTCGGTTGTGGCGAGTATGAAGATATTGTGCCCCGGCGGTTCCTCGAGTGTTTTGAGGAAGGCATTGCGTGCCTGGTCGGTGAGCATGTGTGCCTCGTCCAGGATATACACCTTGTAGGCCGCCTTCATCGGAAGGTAGCGGACGGTCTCCCTCAGTTCCTTGATATCGTCGATGCCCCGCGTCGATGCGGCGTCGATCTCTATGACGTCCACAAAATTGCCGGCTGCTATCCCCACGCAATTCTCACAGACATTGCAGGGTTCAGCCGTCGGGCCGTTCACGCAGTTGACCGCCTTTGCGAGTATCCGTGCCAGCGAAGTCTTTCCGACACCCCGGGGTCCCGTGAAAAGAAAAGCGTGAGCGATCCGGCCTGCCTTTATGGAATTTTTGAGGGTGGTGATGATGTGCGGCTGTCCAACCACATCATCGAATCTCTGGGGTCTCCAACGTCTTGCGATAACTGTGTAACTCAAATGCGAACGCCTCTTTGGGGCACATTAAAAAAGCCAGGCTACCTGCGGCACACGGATCAGCCACTACCGCTGCTTCCTTCCAGACCTGACGGGGTTCGCAACCTTCACGTTGCGCAGGGCCTGGCCATTCTAGATCAATATGGCGGAGAGAGAGGGATTTGAACCCTCGGTACGCGTTAACGTACACACGATTTCCAGTCGTGCTCCTTCAGCCGCTCGGACATCTCTCCGGTGACATCTGTTATACCACACTTCAGAAAACGACCTCAAGGGATTTACGCCCCTGTCCTTTGCCAATCCTCGCGCACGACCCCGAGGATTCGGCGGGCCCTTTCCGAATAGAGCTCTATTCCCTCCCAGTTCGGGCGGACGGTGACCTTTTGCATCAGCAGTCCGTCTTCGCCAAACCACCGGGGGAGCATACCGCCGAAAAAGTATCCCCTCTGCCGCAGATGTTCCGTCAAGGGGCCGATAAACGGCCAGGAAAGGTTCAGCCAAACCTGTATCACGATCATGCCTTGCTTGAGTGCATCGGCCTCATGGCCATCGAAGACCGCTTCGAAATCCTCGCCTGCCTTGCGGACGGTCATACGCGCCACGCGAGCGAATTCGAAAACCCGATGCTCGATGAATGTCGGGTCCGGTCCGGGACGCTCATTCCCCGCACTGTGCACCCTGCCCCCCGTCGTAAACCCGTCGTAGAGGAACCGCAGGGCCCCCTCGTATCGCTCCGGTGCGTAGACGGCGTGTTCCATCGGCCGGTACATCCTTGTCATGTGCAAGGCGGCCACCCGTCCCGAGGCGCTTCCCTCCTTCACATAGGCCTCCGCAGGCATGAGGTCCACCTCGAGGGCCGTCTCGATGGCCCCTTCATTTGCCCAGGCTTTCTGCATATAGACCTGGTTGCATACGGCCTCGCCAAACACGGCATCCGCATCGTACGCCGGTGCCAGTTCTTCGGAAAAGTAGCGGTTCATCGTGCGGGCAATGCCGTGCTTGCGGTAATCGACGAGGACCAGACCCTGCCCTCCTTCATAGACCGTCTTCACCGGCGCCGACCTGAAAATGCTGACATATCCCACGATCCTTCCCTTCGAGGAACGGGCGATACAGGGTATGTTCTCGTGCTTCTCGAAGGCTTCCACGAGCCCTTCCGGGTCGTAGACGAGCTTTACGGGGTAGTCCTCCCCGTATACGCTGCGGAAAAGCTCGCCCACCCCTTTTGCATCACCCCGTTGAAAGGTATCGACGGTGATACGTTCGTCCTCGGAGACATCAATTATGATAGACATACGGCACTTCCTCCTGTCCGTCCCTGAACTTTGCGGGCCATCACCCGCGAAGGCCCGCATCGTCGGGGCACATCCGCAGGTACCATACCACAAGTTTCAGGTAATAGGAATAGCGCAGCCGCATCCTGGAGCCGAAAAGAAAAGGGAGCACCGCGATGATGAAAACCAGGGCCCTGAAAAACCTGACGGCATCAAATGCCAGCGCGTAGATGGCGCCGTGATGTTTCTTTATGAATTTTCTCAGCGAGATATTGTATTCCATCCGTCCCCTGACCCAGGTCTTCCGTACCGTCCTGCCCTGGAGGTGAATGACCCTGGCGGCGGGGAAGAAGACAACACGATAACCCTTCTGCCTCAACCGGACGCAAAAGTCCGTCTCCTCGAGAAAGAAAAAGAAACGCTCGTCGAAACCGTGGAGGTCGTCAAAGACTTCCTTCCGGATCATGATGGCGGCCCCGATGAGCGATTCCACGTCCCGGGCGCCTTCGCCATTCTCGCCCGACGCCGGCGTGCGCAAGATGTTCCTTGAACCGGGGAACACCTCGCCCGCCAGACCGGGGATGGCGGCGGCCGACCTTTGCGAACGGAGGTCTTCGTAGACAAGCTGCGGCCCCATGACCCCCAGGCCGGATATGTTCCCGGCAGCGGCGATCATCTTTGCGACATCTCCCTCAATGAGGCGGGTGTCGGAATTGAGAAGAAGGATATACGTGCCGGCAGCCAGGTTTCCTCCCTGGTTCACCGCGGCGGCAAACCCCGCGTTGCGGTCGTTCCGGACATACCTGACATGGGGAAAGGAGCCCCCGACACATTCCTCCGTGCCGTCGCTGGACGCGTTATCGATGACAATGATCTCCGTTCCCAGAGACTTCAGGGAGGCGTCCTTTTCGATGGAGTTGAGGAGCCCCTCCAGCAGTTCCCGGGTATCCTTTGTGATAATGACGATGGAGAGAATGATGGGCGTCTTCCGGCGGGAATCCAAAACCTCGCTCTTTCCTTTGCCCGTCTTCATAACCCTTCAGGGAGTCCCCGCCGGCGGCGCACCCGGCTTGCCGGCATTCTTGACCGCCTTCAGGGCCTTTCCCTGAGGCTGGATGGGGCAGGCATAGCAGCAGATCCCGCAATTCGTGCACAGGCTGTCATCAATTCTGATCTTCCCTAATCCCTCGTCAAAAGACATAGCCGGGCAATCGAAGGTCTTGAGGCAACTCTTGCAGCCTATGCAGTCGCGTTCGATGTCCGCGGGGCGGGCCCCATTCTTCGCCGTCCCTTTCACAAGGAGCAGGCATTCGCGCCGCGCGATGATGACCACCGGAAGCATCTCCTCCTTAAGACGATCAAAGGCCTCGCTGATGGTGCCGATCATCAATGGAACGTCATACGGGTCGACAATGCGCACATGGTTGACCCCGATGCCCCTGACAATATCCTCGATGGCAACGCTGCGGGTCCGTACCCCATCCACGGTGACCCCGGTCTGCGGCGTGGGCTGCATACCCGTCATGGCCGTCGTCGAATTGTCCATTATGACGAGAATAAATCTCTTGTGGTTCTTCACGGCGTCATAGAGGGGGGCCATGCATGCGTGCAGAAAGGTCGAATCGCCTATGGAGGCAAGAATGGGAACAAGCTTGCCGTCCTGCCCGAAGGCGTCATCGAAACCTTCCGCCAGAGTCACTCCCGCTCCCATGTCAAGACAGGTATCAACGGCGCCCTGGGAGATGCCCAGCGTATAGCAGCCGATATCTCCCGGATAAATGGCATCGGACCAGAGATACTGCATCGCGAAGAAAGATGCCCGATGGGGGCATCCGGGACAGAGTTTCGGCGGCCTCGGGGTGACGGCCACCTCGGAAAGCGCCTCCTCCATGGTCCCGTCGGGGACGAACATGTTTTTTCCCGCCCCGATCTCACGCAATACCCGGGACATGATATCCCTGACGATGTCATAGGTGATCTCACCCGATGACGGCACCGTGCCGTCCCTTCTGCCCATTACCTTCCTCGCGTTGCCGATGAGCGCCTCTATTACCTGGTCCGTCTCCTCTACCACGAGCACCCGCTCCACGGAACCCACAAACCCCGAAAGCCCCTCGTCGACCGGATACACCCTGAGAACCTTGTAGAGCGAAACCGCGTCCCCTGCCCCAAGCTCATCGATGACGTCATAGACGAGGGAATAACTCATGCCGGAGGCGACAATGCCCAGTTTTCTGCCCTTTCCCGCAAGGTGACCTTCCTTGAGCGCAACCTTCCGGGCCCCGGGTCTGTACAGGGGAACGGACTCACGCGCATGGCTCACCCGATGCGTGGAACGGATGATAACGGGCACCTTGTTCCTGAAAGACCAGTCGAGGGCATAATAGGCAACGTCCGCCGCCTCCGTCGGTGACGAGGGGTCAAGGACGGGAATCCCGAAGAGGGCGGCGAGAAGCCGCGTATCCTGCTCCGTCTGGGATGACTGCGGGCCGGGATCATCGCAGGAGACTATGACAAGCCCCCCTTCGATCCTCTTTTCCCGCGACCTCAACAGCGCCGGGAATGCCACGTTGAGACCCACCTGCTTCATGAAACAGGCTGCCCTTGCTGCGCCGTATGCAGCGGCACCGAAGGCAACCTCGAATGCACAGAGTTCGTTGGTCGACCACTCCGTGTGGATCCTCAACCCTTCCATCTCCTTGAAACGGACGACCCCGGGGAGTATCTCCGAACTGGGCGTGCCCGGATATGCCGCCGCGATCTCGAGACCGGCCTCGACAAGACCTCTCGCTATGGCCTGATTGCCTATTATGACTTCTTCCCTGCTATACACTGACGATCCTCCCATAGGGCCTCACTTATTGTCCAACAGCCGGAACACTCCCGCGTCCTGACCCATTGCGGCCTCGAAACCCTTCCCGAAGACGGCGAGATTCTTGACCAGGAACTTTTCGGGCACACGGGACCGGATGGTCTCTTCGATAACCTGTCTCGTGAAGGGGGCTATCCCAAAAGCGGCGAAGGAGCCAAGAAGGGCCATGTTTGCCGACTGGAACATCCCCGCTTCGCGGGCTATGCCGTCGGCATCGATAAAACGGCAGGTTACCTCCCTTTTTTTCAGCAAGGCGGAAACTGAAGACGGCAGCTTTCCGGCACGGGTGTTGACAAGCGCCAGGCCCCCCCTCTTCAGAAAAAGGAGGGTTCTGTAGAATTCGCTTTCCTCGAAGGCAAGGAGGATATTGCCATTCTCCCTGCCGATGAAGGGGCTGGCAAAATCCCCCACCTTCACGAGGGACACGACTGAGCCGCCTCTCTGGCTCATGCCGTATTCGTCGGATGCCACGGCCTTGAGGCCGCTCGCGATGGCAGCCTCGATGAGTATGGTCGAGGCAAGAAGCACCCCCCTTCCCCCGACACCCGCACATATGATCTCATGTTTCATATCATACCCCTGTAGAGAGCCACCACCGGCTCCTTCGTGTCCCGGAAGCGGGCAAGTTCCTCGATGGCCGCGATGGTGAAAACTCCGTTGACGCCATAACCGTGGAGGACCTTCCTGATATCATCCTCGCGTTCACTCACCATGATGAGAAGGACACCGGAGGAATCGTTATAAAGGGTGTTCACGAAGGAGGGCATCCCCGAATGAAAGAAGTGGTCCTCAAAGGTTACGGCAAGGACGTTCCTCTCGGGGTGAAGCTTCTTGATGCCGTGGGCCATGTTTATCGAAGAGGCCGGTCCCAACCGGTCCCGCACGACTGAGAATCCCGCTATGACCTCATCATACTGCGGCCTCCCTCGGCCTGCATTGACAAAACCTTTCTTTACCTTCGACCTGTCGGGTATTTGCAGTTCGATAACCGGATAGGTCTCGACAACGAGAACCTCGTCCATGCTGTCGATGAAGTGCTGCGTAAGCTTCTGCGGCAGCGGAAAGACAGTTGCCAACCGAAGCACGCTCGCCTCCTCGTCGTAGAACTCGAGACGGGAGAACCTGTCCGTCACAAGACCCGTTGAACCCCGGGGAATGATGAGGTTGTCTTCGTAGGTCTCGAAGGCCTCGCCGATCTTTCTTATCTTCTCGTTGAGTTCTCCATGAAGCTGGAAACGGAACTTCGGTGTGGCCGCCCACCTGCCCGGCTCCTTCACCAGAGAGGCCGTATTACCCCCTGTCTTCGCATCGGCGCCTTCGGGGAGCGTGCCCTTGTCCTGTCCTCCCGGAACGGCCTGCACGACGACAGGGATCTTGTATTCCTCGGAGAGTGAAAACCCATAGCGCATGGCCCTTTCCAACTCCTCCGCAGTCTCGGTGACGATAAGGGGCAGTTTTGAGAACGGACCCAGGGGCGTCACTTCTTCATCATTCTCCTGAACGGCGACAATGACGAAGGAACCGGCCACTCCCGTGTAGGCGGAACTCATAACCGGGTCAAGGGCCTCGTACAGACCATCCGTGGAGAGGATGCAGGCGGTCCTCTTCCTCACGTAAGCACCGGCCAGGGCAAGCTCGAATGCTATCTTTTCGTTCGTTGAAACCTCGCAGCGAAGGGCACCCGACGACACCTTGCGCGCAGCCGCCGCCGTGGCCCTGTTCGTCACGTAAAGCTGCTGCACGGCGTTTTCCATCAACAGCCTGATGATATTTTCATGCATCGTCTCAAAGACTCCTTTAGACCATTTTTCTCAGCACATCGATCCCCTTCCGGAGATTCTCCTCCGATGCGGCGAAGGAGATGCGCACATGAGTGTCCCTGGATGAAAAAACACTGCCCGGTATGATGAAGAGGTTGTTCTCCAACGCCCGTTCCACAAATGCCATACCATCACCGCCGGGCACCTCGGGAAAAATGAAGAAGGCGCCCCTCGGCTTTATGACATTGTACTTGTCCTTGAGCCCGTTGTAAACGAGGTCCCTCTTCTTTCGGTACTCACCGATCATCCCGTCCATGCCATGATCGAGGGCAACGAGGGCCGCCTTCTGCGCGAAAGAGGTGACGCTGCTGAAGGCGTACTGCTGCATGGTTACCATACACTGGATGATCTCGCTTGGTCCCGCCACGTACCCCAGGCGCCAGCCGGTCATCCCCCAGGTCTTCGAAAAGCCACCGAAAGTGACCGTCTTTTCATACATCTGACCCAGATAGGGTTTTTCGCCCTCTCCGTCATCGTAGATGAAACGGTCGTAGATATCGTCGGAAAAGACCAGCAGGTCCTTCTCCCGTGCAACCCTTGCCACCATTTCCAGTTCCTGCCGGGAATTGACCATGCCTGTCGGATTGTTAGGGCTGTTGATGAGAATGATCTTCGTCCTGTCCGTTATCGCCCGGCGCAGTTCTTCTTCCCTGAACGTGAAATCGGGATAGGTATCGAAGAAGACGGGGCGGCCTCCAAGGAAAAGGACCTGGTATTCGTAGAGAACAAAATAGGGATCCGGGATGACCACCTCTTCGCCGGGGTTGAGCGTTGTCATGAGGGCAAGAAGGAGACCCCCTGTCACCCCCGCCGTAATGATGGCGTCTTCGCACATTATCCCTTTGCTCCTGAGATGGTCGAGGACCTTTTGCCTGAGCTCCGGTATCCCCCCGGAGGGCGTGTATTTGTTGAAACCCTTCTGTATCCACCTGATGCCTTCGTCCTTCACCGCGTCGGGGATATCAAAGTCAGGCTCCCCGATGCTCAGGTTGATGGGGTTCTTTACTCTTTGTGCCAGGTCGAAGATCTTTCGCACACCTGATGGCCGCACCTGCATGACCCTGTCGGATAGCAGCATTTATTCCTCCCTGCGAGCTGATTGAGCAGACTCCAGTATCCTCTGGAGCCTTGATTTTGGTAATGTATTGAACGCCAGCAGTAATTCTTCGTCTGTAAAATTTGCCTTAAGAACAGCCGCCACGTCAACCCTTTCTTTCCAGCACCCGAAGGTGTTGCCGCAGGGAAGATCACCCTGCACATGAAGGCAATAATCGAACCCGATGATCATTCCAAGCTGGGGACAATAGATTTCCATAAGAACCTCGATTTATACGAGTTCAGGGGCACCGGCCGGGATCTCCTTCTTTCCGATCCCTGTCCTTTGCCCCCTGTCTCATTTCAACTTCGGATACTTCTCCAGGCTTCTGAGCAGTTCCGATATCTCGTCGTCGGGCATTGCATAGTCCTGCAGCTTCCCCGACATGAAGGCGTCGTAGGAAGGAAGGTCGATGATCCCGTGGCCGCTGAAGTTCATAAGTATGACCTTTTCCTTGCCCTCTTCCTTTGCCCTATTCGCCTCATCGATGGCACAGGCGATGGCGTGGTTCGTCTCCGGCGCCGGTATGAGGCCCTCCGTCCGCGCAAAGATGATGCCTGCCGAGAATGTCTCGATCTGGTTGTACGCCCGTGCCTCGATGAGCCCGTCGGCGAAGACCCTGCTGACGAGGGGGGCCATTCCGTGGTAACGAAGTCCTCCTGCATGTATCGGTGCAGGAACAAAACCGTGCCCCACGGAATACATGGGCAGAAGCGGTGTCATCCCGGCGGTATCACCGAAATCATAGACATACCGGCCCCTGGTGAGTGTCGGACAGGATGTGGGCTCCGCCGCTACCACCCGCATCTCCTTTCCATGGATCTTGTCGCGGATGAAAGGAAAGGCAATGCCGGCAAAATTGCTCCCGCCGCCCGCACATCCTATGACAACATCGGGATACTCTCCCGCGAGCTTGAGCTGTTCCTGCGCCTCGAGACCGATCACCGACTGGTGAAGGAGAACATGGTTCAGAACGCTGCCCAGGGAATACTTTGTGTTCTCCGAGGTGACCGCGTCTTCGATGGCCTCGCTGATGGCCATTCCCAGACTCCCCGGGTGGTTCGGGTTTTCCTCAAGGAATTTCCGCCCCACCGACGTATCGGGGCTCGGGCTCGGCACGCATCTGCCGCCCCAGGTTTCCATCATGATTCGCCTGTACGGTTTCTGGTCGAAACTCACACGGACCATGTAGATCTTCAGCTGTATGCCGAACTGGTTGCAGGCAAACGCGAGAGCGCTCCCCCACTGCCCCGCGCCCGTCTCCGTCGTCAGCCTCTTAATGCCGGCTTCCTTGTTGTAATATGCCTGGGCAATGGCCGTGTTCGGTTTGTGGCTGCCCGGAGGGCTGACCCCTTCGTTCTTATAATAGATCCGGGCGGGAGTGCCAAGAAACCTTTCCAGCGCCGTCGCCCGGCAAAGGGGCGTAGGCCTCCACAGCAAGAGCCTTTCCATGACCTCGTCGGGAATGGCTATGAACCTCTCGGTGCTTACCTCCTGCTCGATAAGGTTCATCGGAAAAATGGCCTCGAGCATATCCGGTGTTACAGGCTCCCCCGTCTGTGGATTGAGGGGCGGCGGCAGGGGTGTGGTAAGATCGGCCTGAATATTGTACCAGGACCGCGGCATATCCCTCTCATTCAGCAGTATTTTCCT
This genomic interval from Syntrophorhabdaceae bacterium contains the following:
- a CDS encoding pyridoxal phosphate-dependent aminotransferase; translated protein: MLLSDRVMQVRPSGVRKIFDLAQRVKNPINLSIGEPDFDIPDAVKDEGIRWIQKGFNKYTPSGGIPELRQKVLDHLRSKGIMCEDAIITAGVTGGLLLALMTTLNPGEEVVIPDPYFVLYEYQVLFLGGRPVFFDTYPDFTFREEELRRAITDRTKIILINSPNNPTGMVNSRQELEMVARVAREKDLLVFSDDIYDRFIYDDGEGEKPYLGQMYEKTVTFGGFSKTWGMTGWRLGYVAGPSEIIQCMVTMQQYAFSSVTSFAQKAALVALDHGMDGMIGEYRKKRDLVYNGLKDKYNVIKPRGAFFIFPEVPGGDGMAFVERALENNLFIIPGSVFSSRDTHVRISFAASEENLRKGIDVLRKMV
- a CDS encoding glycosyltransferase family 2 protein — translated: MKTGKGKSEVLDSRRKTPIILSIVIITKDTRELLEGLLNSIEKDASLKSLGTEIIVIDNASSDGTEECVGGSFPHVRYVRNDRNAGFAAAVNQGGNLAAGTYILLLNSDTRLIEGDVAKMIAAAGNISGLGVMGPQLVYEDLRSQRSAAAIPGLAGEVFPGSRNILRTPASGENGEGARDVESLIGAAIMIRKEVFDDLHGFDERFFFFLEETDFCVRLRQKGYRVVFFPAARVIHLQGRTVRKTWVRGRMEYNISLRKFIKKHHGAIYALAFDAVRFFRALVFIIAVLPFLFGSRMRLRYSYYLKLVVWYLRMCPDDAGLRG
- a CDS encoding 2-oxoacid:acceptor oxidoreductase family protein, whose protein sequence is MKHEIICAGVGGRGVLLASTILIEAAIASGLKAVASDEYGMSQRGGSVVSLVKVGDFASPFIGRENGNILLAFEESEFYRTLLFLKRGGLALVNTRAGKLPSSVSALLKKREVTCRFIDADGIAREAGMFQSANMALLGSFAAFGIAPFTRQVIEETIRSRVPEKFLVKNLAVFGKGFEAAMGQDAGVFRLLDNK
- a CDS encoding thiamine pyrophosphate-dependent enzyme, encoding MYSREEVIIGNQAIARGLVEAGLEIAAAYPGTPSSEILPGVVRFKEMEGLRIHTEWSTNELCAFEVAFGAAAYGAARAACFMKQVGLNVAFPALLRSREKRIEGGLVIVSCDDPGPQSSQTEQDTRLLAALFGIPVLDPSSPTEAADVAYYALDWSFRNKVPVIIRSTHRVSHARESVPLYRPGARKVALKEGHLAGKGRKLGIVASGMSYSLVYDVIDELGAGDAVSLYKVLRVYPVDEGLSGFVGSVERVLVVEETDQVIEALIGNARKVMGRRDGTVPSSGEITYDIVRDIMSRVLREIGAGKNMFVPDGTMEEALSEVAVTPRPPKLCPGCPHRASFFAMQYLWSDAIYPGDIGCYTLGISQGAVDTCLDMGAGVTLAEGFDDAFGQDGKLVPILASIGDSTFLHACMAPLYDAVKNHKRFILVIMDNSTTAMTGMQPTPQTGVTVDGVRTRSVAIEDIVRGIGVNHVRIVDPYDVPLMIGTISEAFDRLKEEMLPVVIIARRECLLLVKGTAKNGARPADIERDCIGCKSCLKTFDCPAMSFDEGLGKIRIDDSLCTNCGICCYACPIQPQGKALKAVKNAGKPGAPPAGTP
- a CDS encoding TrpB-like pyridoxal phosphate-dependent enzyme — translated: MERKILLNERDMPRSWYNIQADLTTPLPPPLNPQTGEPVTPDMLEAIFPMNLIEQEVSTERFIAIPDEVMERLLLWRPTPLCRATALERFLGTPARIYYKNEGVSPPGSHKPNTAIAQAYYNKEAGIKRLTTETGAGQWGSALAFACNQFGIQLKIYMVRVSFDQKPYRRIMMETWGGRCVPSPSPDTSVGRKFLEENPNHPGSLGMAISEAIEDAVTSENTKYSLGSVLNHVLLHQSVIGLEAQEQLKLAGEYPDVVIGCAGGGSNFAGIAFPFIRDKIHGKEMRVVAAEPTSCPTLTRGRYVYDFGDTAGMTPLLPMYSVGHGFVPAPIHAGGLRYHGMAPLVSRVFADGLIEARAYNQIETFSAGIIFARTEGLIPAPETNHAIACAIDEANRAKEEGKEKVILMNFSGHGIIDLPSYDAFMSGKLQDYAMPDDEISELLRSLEKYPKLK